The following are from one region of the Verrucomicrobiota bacterium genome:
- the idi gene encoding isopentenyl-diphosphate Delta-isomerase, giving the protein MDSISPAHPIEKVVLLDSLGKPCGTIEKSRVHTMNTPLHSAFSVFLFDRKGNMLTQQRALTKNTWPGIWSNTCCGHPAPDELHTQAANRRLKEELGLEGVDLTLALPNFRYQAIHQGVMENEICPVFIGFIQPEIIIIPNPLEVEAVKWVSWIDFFQACENPINTPFEAFSPWSLMEGKLLQATPWITQLLKKSA; this is encoded by the coding sequence ATGGATTCAATTTCACCTGCGCATCCAATCGAGAAAGTAGTCCTACTCGATTCCCTGGGAAAACCCTGTGGCACCATTGAAAAATCGAGGGTCCACACGATGAATACTCCGCTTCATAGCGCGTTCTCGGTTTTCCTCTTTGACCGCAAGGGTAATATGCTAACTCAACAACGCGCGTTAACCAAAAATACCTGGCCCGGAATCTGGTCAAATACTTGTTGCGGTCACCCCGCCCCGGACGAACTTCATACTCAAGCCGCGAATCGAAGATTAAAAGAGGAGCTTGGACTCGAAGGAGTAGATCTGACCCTGGCCTTACCGAATTTCAGATACCAGGCAATTCATCAAGGTGTGATGGAAAATGAAATTTGCCCGGTCTTTATCGGTTTTATTCAACCGGAAATAATTATAATCCCCAACCCTCTGGAGGTGGAAGCAGTAAAATGGGTATCATGGATCGATTTTTTTCAGGCCTGTGAAAATCCAATCAACACTCCATTCGAAGCATTTTCTCCCTGGTCGTTAATGGAAGGGAAACTACTACAAGCAACTCCATGGATTACTCAATTGCTGAAAAAGTCGGCATAG
- the pcaG gene encoding protocatechuate 3,4-dioxygenase subunit alpha, translating to MSSFKQTPSQTVGPFFSYGLAPEQYGYDFRELASGNVARDYEAGEPITIVGKVFSGSGDLMKNVIVESWQADGEGKYSRTICADKFSGFGRFGTGTDEENRYIIRTVKPGKVDEQQAPHIALTIFSRGLMHHVYTRLYFSDEVEANEQDPLLRLIPANRRNTLIAQKVQDEQDVVYQFDIHMQGDQATVFLEF from the coding sequence ATGAGCTCGTTCAAACAAACACCTTCCCAAACTGTGGGTCCATTTTTCTCCTATGGACTTGCTCCAGAACAATATGGTTACGATTTCCGGGAATTGGCATCTGGTAATGTGGCTCGCGATTACGAAGCTGGAGAACCCATCACTATTGTTGGAAAAGTCTTTAGTGGATCAGGCGATCTGATGAAAAACGTAATCGTTGAGAGCTGGCAAGCGGATGGGGAAGGAAAATACTCCCGGACAATTTGCGCAGATAAATTTTCTGGTTTTGGGCGATTTGGTACCGGTACTGATGAGGAAAACCGATATATAATTCGGACGGTTAAACCTGGAAAAGTAGATGAGCAACAAGCGCCTCACATAGCTCTCACCATTTTCTCCAGAGGATTGATGCATCATGTTTATACGCGTCTGTACTTTTCGGATGAAGTCGAAGCAAATGAACAGGATCCCTTGCTTCGACTGATTCCCGCTAACCGTCGCAATACACTCATTGCTCAAAAAGTTCAGGATGAGCAGGATGTGGTCTACCAATTTGATATTCATATGCAGGGCGATCAGGCGACTGTGTTTTTAGAGTTTTAG
- a CDS encoding 3-oxoacid CoA-transferase yields the protein MKTVPIITAEHAASLVHDGDTLLGGGFGMTGNPVRLLHALARTEVKDLTFVANNVGEINLGGGRLLRNGQLRKMVGSYFTSNHEATKAIQTGEVDHELLPQGTLAEAIRAGGAGLGGFFTPTSAGTLLAEGCETKVIDGVEQVLVKSIRGNVAFIRAWKADTAGNLVYRMTEQNFNKAMATAADIVIAEVQEIVPVGEIVPESIHTPGCFVDYLVESKLSLEDLGSSSHVSSDRKIESWRLNMAKRAYQELKRGDVVNLGIGIPTLVSDYISEEDGILLHSENGMLGVGPTPTDGGGAMHYPVNAGKVPVTPLKGCSYFDSADSFAMIRGGHVDVAIIGGLEVDESGNLANWAVPGKPVLGVGGAMDLASGAKRLIVTLKHTGKNGESKVVPQCTLPLTAKHAVSMIITDLAVFNFENDVLTLIEMMPGASLEDVRNNTEAKFIEKLS from the coding sequence ATGAAAACAGTACCTATAATAACGGCCGAACATGCCGCTTCACTTGTTCACGACGGTGACACACTTCTTGGAGGAGGATTCGGAATGACCGGAAACCCAGTCCGTCTTCTGCATGCACTTGCACGGACTGAGGTTAAAGACCTGACATTCGTTGCCAACAATGTTGGTGAAATCAATCTCGGAGGCGGTAGGCTACTTCGTAATGGTCAGCTCCGTAAAATGGTTGGGTCCTATTTCACCAGCAATCATGAGGCGACAAAAGCCATTCAGACCGGCGAGGTAGACCATGAACTTCTCCCACAAGGGACTTTGGCTGAAGCGATTCGCGCAGGTGGCGCCGGGCTAGGTGGATTTTTTACACCCACTTCGGCAGGAACCCTGCTCGCCGAAGGCTGTGAGACAAAAGTAATAGACGGAGTTGAACAGGTTTTGGTGAAGAGTATTCGTGGAAATGTAGCTTTCATACGTGCCTGGAAAGCTGATACTGCAGGAAACCTGGTCTATCGGATGACCGAACAAAATTTCAATAAAGCCATGGCTACCGCTGCGGATATAGTGATCGCCGAGGTTCAGGAAATCGTACCGGTCGGAGAAATCGTACCAGAATCTATTCATACGCCTGGCTGTTTTGTAGACTATCTCGTCGAGTCAAAATTGTCCCTCGAGGACTTGGGAAGTTCTTCCCACGTAAGTTCGGATAGGAAAATTGAATCCTGGAGATTGAACATGGCAAAACGAGCCTATCAGGAATTGAAAAGAGGCGATGTGGTGAATCTTGGCATAGGCATTCCAACGTTGGTCTCAGATTATATTTCAGAAGAGGATGGTATCCTGCTCCACAGCGAAAATGGCATGCTAGGCGTCGGCCCCACTCCGACAGATGGAGGCGGAGCGATGCACTATCCAGTTAACGCTGGAAAAGTACCGGTCACTCCTTTGAAGGGTTGTAGCTATTTCGATAGTGCCGATTCGTTTGCCATGATTCGTGGAGGCCACGTTGATGTAGCGATCATTGGTGGTCTCGAAGTCGATGAATCAGGAAACCTGGCCAATTGGGCCGTCCCGGGGAAACCGGTACTGGGCGTTGGTGGCGCCATGGATCTAGCATCTGGAGCTAAACGCCTGATTGTTACCTTAAAGCATACCGGAAAAAACGGGGAATCAAAGGTGGTGCCTCAATGCACCTTGCCCCTTACGGCGAAACATGCTGTTTCAATGATCATTACCGACCTGGCTGTTTTCAACTTTGAGAATGATGTTTTGACCTTGATTGAAATGATGCCAGGAGCCTCGTTAGAAGATGTTAGAAATAACACAGAGGCAAAATTTATTGAAAAGCTTTCCTGA
- the pcaC gene encoding 4-carboxymuconolactone decarboxylase codes for MNNDENKTEAYIKGEAIRRNVLGDEHVDRAITGTKEFKGAFQEFITRYAWGEIWDRPGLDKKTRSLLTLSMLIALGHDSEFEMHIRAAINNGVTVEEIKELLMHSALYCGLPAANHGFKLAEGILKELGKL; via the coding sequence ATGAATAATGATGAAAATAAAACCGAGGCTTACATAAAAGGTGAAGCAATTCGCCGAAACGTTTTGGGTGATGAGCACGTCGACCGTGCTATCACAGGAACGAAGGAATTCAAAGGAGCATTCCAGGAATTCATCACCCGCTATGCCTGGGGCGAGATCTGGGATAGACCCGGGCTCGATAAAAAAACTCGCAGCCTTCTCACCCTTTCGATGCTGATCGCCTTAGGTCATGATTCGGAGTTTGAAATGCATATTCGAGCGGCGATTAACAACGGAGTAACCGTGGAGGAAATCAAAGAACTCCTTATGCATTCCGCCCTTTATTGCGGTCTACCTGCGGCCAATCATGGGTTCAAATTAGCCGAAGGAATTCTAAAAGAATTGGGGAAGCTTTAA
- a CDS encoding alpha/beta hydrolase produces the protein MKTPSFALVLLVVLHISLAGQRNNGPVLPEGTQIDKDIVYESVGDRELPLDLYRPAGSTGPLPLVIWIHGGGWRNGSKNGIQACSTVLKHGYALASVEYRLSGEAIFPAAIEDCKAAVSYLRLNAKKYGLDPDRFGVWGSSAGGHLVALLGVTNDVSDFDTHSVTKKASPKVQAVCNWFGPTDFLRMNDFEGRMNHNAADSPESLFIGASIQDHPEKTQKANPITYVSPTDPPMLLMHGSKDGLVVYNQSELLYAALQKAGVKSSLYKVVNGDHGFRGSDESMESLIQRSIDFFDKELKGL, from the coding sequence ATGAAGACACCATCATTTGCCCTAGTGCTTTTAGTTGTTCTCCATATTTCATTAGCTGGCCAACGAAACAACGGTCCGGTCCTTCCAGAAGGCACCCAAATTGATAAGGACATAGTATACGAAAGCGTGGGCGACCGGGAGCTACCGCTCGACCTTTACCGGCCAGCTGGATCAACCGGGCCATTGCCATTAGTTATTTGGATCCATGGAGGCGGATGGAGAAATGGAAGCAAAAATGGAATCCAGGCTTGCAGTACTGTTTTAAAACACGGTTACGCATTGGCCTCAGTAGAATATCGTCTTAGTGGAGAGGCCATATTTCCTGCAGCCATTGAAGACTGCAAAGCCGCTGTAAGCTACCTCAGGCTCAACGCAAAAAAATATGGATTGGATCCAGATCGATTTGGCGTTTGGGGATCTTCCGCTGGAGGCCATCTTGTAGCGCTTCTCGGAGTCACTAACGATGTGAGCGATTTCGATACTCACTCGGTTACGAAAAAGGCCTCTCCAAAAGTTCAAGCGGTTTGCAACTGGTTTGGTCCTACCGACTTTTTACGAATGAACGATTTTGAAGGACGGATGAATCATAACGCTGCGGATAGTCCAGAATCTCTGTTTATAGGAGCATCCATACAAGATCATCCCGAAAAAACTCAAAAAGCGAATCCGATAACCTATGTGTCTCCAACCGATCCACCCATGCTTTTGATGCATGGAAGTAAAGATGGATTGGTTGTCTATAATCAGAGCGAGCTTTTATATGCCGCGCTTCAAAAGGCTGGAGTCAAGTCGAGCCTCTACAAGGTCGTCAATGGCGACCATGGGTTTCGAGGATCGGACGAAAGTATGGAATCCCTGATTCAGCGTTCTATAGATTTCTTTGATAAAGAATTGAAAGGACTCTAA
- a CDS encoding DUF5069 domain-containing protein has translation MSNIVPTISSGVAGPLGVLHLPRFWQKASLGAAGKLHAEYPACGAGYDQMTLDALGLDKETTLAYIASEKPSYVQFEAWVKENMKADANIAGHNAGVEGYIHSDETRAEIFGGAGLNDDSCAARDAVNLNNLDDWAIFHKEEIAG, from the coding sequence ATGAGCAATATCGTTCCAACCATCAGTTCCGGAGTAGCCGGTCCACTCGGAGTTCTTCACCTTCCTCGTTTTTGGCAAAAAGCCTCATTGGGCGCTGCCGGAAAATTGCACGCCGAGTATCCTGCCTGTGGTGCAGGATATGATCAAATGACCTTGGATGCACTTGGGCTGGATAAGGAAACCACTTTGGCTTATATTGCTTCTGAGAAACCATCTTATGTTCAATTCGAAGCGTGGGTGAAAGAAAACATGAAAGCTGACGCGAACATCGCTGGTCACAATGCAGGAGTTGAAGGCTACATCCATAGCGACGAAACGCGTGCTGAAATATTTGGCGGTGCCGGCCTGAATGACGATTCTTGCGCTGCCCGCGATGCTGTGAATCTAAACAATTTAGACGATTGGGCCATCTTTCATAAAGAGGAGATTGCTGGTTAG
- a CDS encoding serine hydrolase, with amino-acid sequence MHANLPEFSKNGIRELDVFFNIVTEDGEPPGLVALVSNKRDILYHKGFGKQNVAKDIDMDPDSFFRIFSMTKAVTSVAVMMLFEEGLLRLDDPVSRYVPVYGNRPIFDSFNDSGSSFLTKPAEKEITIRHLLSHRSGFGYGFKSETVELLKELTGKGEHKLPLMFEPGSEFLYGPSTHVLGRVIESISGKSLDGFFKERIFEPLGMENTFYELPDCAYERLVTTHERREASLVELPNPEKLPVILRGDYGLISRAGDYARFLQMLLQVTAGDDSQLIKPATFGLMAQNQIGEINLPQDPGAMNYRSRPFPAGGRNDKFGLGFQISVDEVPDLRPKGCLSWSGIQNTFFWIDPKNEIAAVLLMQVDPYADAACIAILLGFEQAIYRNLTW; translated from the coding sequence ATGCACGCAAATCTTCCTGAGTTTTCAAAAAACGGAATCCGTGAGCTGGATGTTTTTTTTAATATAGTCACCGAAGACGGTGAACCGCCAGGACTGGTTGCGCTAGTCAGTAACAAGAGGGACATCCTCTATCACAAAGGATTCGGAAAGCAGAACGTAGCAAAGGACATCGATATGGATCCGGATAGCTTTTTTCGAATCTTTTCGATGACGAAGGCGGTCACTTCGGTGGCTGTGATGATGCTTTTCGAAGAGGGCTTGTTGAGGCTGGACGATCCTGTATCCCGGTATGTTCCGGTATACGGAAATCGGCCGATTTTCGATAGCTTCAATGATTCAGGTTCCAGCTTCTTAACAAAGCCGGCAGAGAAAGAGATAACCATCCGTCATCTGCTTAGTCATCGGTCTGGATTCGGCTATGGATTTAAAAGTGAAACAGTTGAACTGTTAAAAGAGCTTACCGGAAAAGGTGAGCACAAACTGCCTTTGATGTTCGAACCTGGAAGTGAATTTCTTTACGGTCCGAGTACGCATGTCCTGGGCCGCGTAATCGAATCCATTTCAGGGAAAAGCTTAGATGGATTTTTTAAAGAAAGGATCTTTGAGCCTCTCGGAATGGAGAACACATTTTATGAGCTTCCTGATTGTGCATACGAGCGGCTGGTTACTACGCATGAAAGAAGAGAAGCTTCTTTAGTAGAGCTGCCCAACCCTGAAAAACTTCCTGTAATTCTTCGAGGCGATTATGGCCTGATCTCAAGGGCGGGTGACTACGCCAGGTTCCTTCAGATGCTTTTGCAAGTGACTGCCGGAGATGATTCACAACTGATAAAACCTGCTACCTTCGGCCTCATGGCCCAAAACCAAATCGGTGAAATTAACCTTCCTCAAGATCCCGGTGCGATGAACTACCGGTCGCGCCCGTTTCCTGCAGGAGGAAGAAACGATAAGTTCGGGCTCGGATTTCAAATCTCAGTGGATGAGGTGCCAGATTTGAGGCCGAAGGGCTGCTTAAGCTGGTCCGGCATCCAAAACACCTTTTTCTGGATCGATCCTAAAAACGAGATCGCGGCTGTACTTCTTATGCAGGTGGACCCCTACGCAGATGCGGCATGTATTGCGATCTTGCTCGGATTCGAACAGGCAATCTATCGAAATCTGACCTGGTAG
- a CDS encoding dihydrofolate reductase family protein: protein MLEIIYHVASSLDGFIADKDLRVDWLNDFHSFDDSEVSKDFNAFQKSFDAIILGGHTYDFALDYGQWMSPNTPSWVFTSRNLKVLHPSIQLTQETPELVCKKMDGKGIKRAWLMGGGKLAASFFDAGLINILQVSIVPILLGQGVPLLSKTEKEPILTLTENKQYVNGIIRVTYQVRFR from the coding sequence ATGCTTGAGATCATTTACCATGTCGCCTCTAGCCTGGATGGCTTCATTGCAGACAAGGATCTTCGAGTCGATTGGCTAAACGATTTTCATAGTTTCGATGACTCAGAAGTTTCAAAAGACTTCAATGCATTTCAAAAATCTTTCGACGCTATTATCCTGGGTGGTCACACCTATGACTTTGCTTTGGACTATGGTCAGTGGATGTCACCTAATACTCCAAGTTGGGTGTTCACAAGCCGGAACCTCAAAGTGCTACATCCCTCAATTCAATTGACTCAGGAAACTCCTGAATTGGTTTGTAAGAAAATGGACGGGAAAGGCATCAAACGAGCCTGGCTTATGGGCGGAGGAAAACTGGCAGCTTCCTTTTTCGACGCTGGTCTGATAAACATTTTACAAGTATCCATAGTACCCATTCTCCTGGGACAAGGAGTACCACTACTTTCCAAGACAGAGAAAGAACCGATACTTACCCTCACTGAGAATAAACAATACGTTAATGGAATTATTAGAGTAACCTACCAGGTCAGATTTCGATAG
- a CDS encoding starvation-sensing protein RspA — protein MNRRQALSLLTSGSAAGLLSSTLGSSTASAQSFSDPTPAMSPIKITKVKMINTYPNGTGFGIVKVETSEPGLYGIGCATGIRRYKTLTTAVEEYLDPLLKGKDPDNIEDIWQTVNLSSYWRNGPILNTIIAGLDQALWDIKGKRAGLPVYQLLGGKCRFAVDTYGHASGRDLAELKDSVQEYKEKGFRHIRIQFGGYGATHLSKGEPDFRKGGFGVATDQVMEIRPYMKILPKMFEFVRNEFGDELEFLHDIHEMIPPIEAINLVKELEQYRPFFIEDPFAPEDIGYFKILREQTSCALAMGELFNNSHEWVGLITDRLIDFVRIHISQIGGITPALKVARLAEWFNVRTAWHGPGNTSPVGHAGNAHIDLAIWNFGIQEQTHWRPETLEVFPGCPTMENGYMFVNEAPGFGIDIDEKAAAKYPLPDEPWYRPIIRRPDGTAVRP, from the coding sequence ATGAACAGACGACAAGCTCTCTCCCTTCTCACCAGCGGTTCAGCGGCTGGCTTACTGTCTTCAACTTTGGGAAGCAGTACTGCAAGCGCCCAAAGTTTCTCTGATCCCACGCCGGCGATGTCACCGATCAAAATCACGAAAGTGAAAATGATTAATACCTATCCCAATGGAACCGGTTTTGGCATCGTCAAGGTTGAGACAAGTGAACCGGGATTATACGGTATCGGTTGTGCGACAGGGATTCGCCGTTACAAGACACTGACTACCGCCGTTGAGGAATATTTGGATCCGTTACTCAAAGGAAAAGATCCGGACAATATAGAGGATATCTGGCAGACCGTTAATTTAAGCTCCTATTGGCGGAACGGCCCAATCCTCAATACTATTATTGCTGGTTTGGACCAGGCGCTTTGGGACATTAAGGGCAAGCGGGCCGGTCTCCCGGTGTATCAATTGTTAGGAGGAAAATGTCGCTTCGCAGTTGACACTTATGGACACGCCTCTGGACGAGATCTGGCCGAGTTGAAGGACAGTGTGCAGGAATACAAAGAAAAAGGATTTCGGCACATTCGCATACAGTTCGGAGGCTATGGAGCAACCCATCTGTCCAAGGGGGAGCCGGATTTTAGAAAAGGTGGTTTTGGCGTTGCCACGGATCAAGTGATGGAGATTCGGCCCTACATGAAAATCTTGCCCAAAATGTTTGAATTTGTCCGAAACGAGTTTGGAGATGAGCTTGAATTCTTGCACGATATCCACGAAATGATTCCTCCAATCGAAGCCATTAACCTTGTCAAGGAGTTGGAACAGTATCGACCCTTCTTCATCGAAGATCCGTTTGCTCCTGAAGACATTGGTTACTTCAAAATATTGCGTGAACAAACTTCCTGTGCTTTGGCCATGGGCGAGTTGTTCAATAATTCCCACGAATGGGTAGGGCTGATTACCGATCGTCTGATCGATTTTGTGCGTATTCATATTTCCCAGATTGGAGGAATTACGCCCGCATTAAAAGTAGCTCGTCTGGCGGAATGGTTTAATGTGCGAACCGCCTGGCATGGTCCTGGAAACACATCTCCCGTTGGACACGCCGGTAACGCCCATATCGATCTCGCCATTTGGAACTTTGGGATCCAGGAGCAAACCCATTGGAGGCCAGAAACCCTGGAAGTCTTTCCCGGATGTCCAACGATGGAAAATGGTTACATGTTTGTGAACGAAGCCCCAGGCTTCGGTATCGACATCGACGAAAAAGCCGCCGCCAAATACCCACTGCCCGACGAACCCTGGTATCGCCCAATCATTCGCCGACCGGACGGGACTGCTGTTCGACCGTAG
- the pcaB gene encoding 3-carboxy-cis,cis-muconate cycloisomerase, protein MSQSNKYKYSSEHVTEIFSPQNKVRAMLNFEAALAKAEATAGVIPEDAAAIISKSCEEAVFDAADLEARGSRAGTMVIPLVKDLISHVHDKSPEAARFVHFGSTSQDVLDTALVLNLKEAIFYINADLERMEKAFAKLAREHAGTLLLGRTLLQPGSPISFGLKAAGWASAVRRGRERINQSGENALVLQFGGAVGTLSTLHSNGLKVGKALSAELGLPLPDAPWHTHRDRLVGFASALAILVGTLGKIARDISLHMQREIGELSEPIEEGRGGSSAMPHKRNPVGCMHVLSAANRVPGLLSSLLSGMVQEHERSIGNWSAEWSTYPDLIKEVAKASSAILEVSEGLEVNTKQMRKNLDETLEIVFSEALAAALIPHLGRKEAQRLVANLLDEVITSNKPLSLVASANPFVSQAINSKDLKNVFDPNNALGSTNDWIERLLAGEAKD, encoded by the coding sequence ATGTCGCAGTCCAATAAATATAAATACTCGTCCGAACATGTGACTGAAATTTTCTCACCCCAGAATAAAGTCAGGGCGATGCTGAATTTCGAAGCGGCATTGGCCAAAGCTGAAGCGACTGCAGGCGTAATTCCTGAAGATGCAGCAGCAATCATTAGCAAATCCTGTGAGGAAGCGGTTTTCGACGCCGCAGACCTTGAAGCCAGAGGATCCCGCGCTGGAACCATGGTGATTCCCTTGGTTAAAGATTTAATTTCACACGTTCACGATAAATCACCAGAGGCGGCACGCTTTGTTCACTTCGGATCTACCAGTCAGGATGTTTTGGATACCGCTTTGGTCTTAAACCTCAAGGAAGCCATTTTCTATATAAACGCAGATCTTGAGCGTATGGAAAAGGCGTTCGCAAAACTGGCCCGAGAACATGCGGGAACACTACTTCTTGGCCGAACCTTACTTCAACCGGGATCACCCATTAGCTTTGGACTGAAGGCAGCCGGTTGGGCCTCAGCAGTACGACGTGGTCGGGAGCGCATAAACCAATCTGGAGAAAACGCTTTGGTTCTACAATTTGGTGGGGCAGTAGGAACGTTGTCCACCCTTCACTCAAATGGATTGAAAGTCGGTAAAGCCTTATCAGCCGAATTAGGACTTCCTCTGCCCGACGCACCCTGGCACACGCACCGCGACCGTCTTGTCGGGTTTGCTTCCGCTTTAGCCATTCTTGTGGGGACCTTGGGGAAAATTGCCCGCGATATTTCACTCCATATGCAACGAGAAATTGGAGAACTTTCCGAGCCCATTGAAGAGGGACGAGGTGGATCATCTGCCATGCCGCATAAACGAAACCCGGTAGGATGTATGCATGTGCTGTCTGCAGCAAATCGAGTCCCGGGATTATTGTCGTCCCTATTATCGGGCATGGTTCAGGAGCATGAACGCAGTATCGGAAACTGGTCGGCCGAATGGTCCACGTATCCGGATCTTATAAAGGAAGTGGCAAAAGCAAGCTCAGCGATATTGGAAGTCTCCGAAGGTTTGGAGGTAAATACCAAACAAATGCGGAAGAACCTGGATGAAACCCTGGAGATCGTTTTTTCCGAAGCACTCGCGGCAGCCCTCATTCCACACTTGGGTCGAAAAGAAGCGCAGCGACTGGTCGCGAATCTGTTGGATGAGGTAATCACTTCGAATAAACCATTATCACTCGTTGCTTCTGCAAATCCTTTCGTCTCCCAGGCAATTAACTCGAAAGACTTGAAAAACGTATTTGATCCTAACAACGCTCTCGGTTCGACCAATGATTGGATCGAAAGACTTTTAGCTGGAGAAGCTAAGGATTAA
- a CDS encoding PepSY-associated TM helix domain-containing protein: protein MNLIFRRTHLYLGMFLVPWIFIYAFSTFMLNHGPTFRELRPPPDAWTQLLEKDYQASIPDSQEALRSWAQELLKDEGISTAQWGVNRNPQRVLITSQRFLKPVRVTYRFSDQMLIAEQREGSFFEAMLRLHFRHGYGQGDPMQWIWGFIVDIVCIAFLIWIITGLYLWWKISHTRNWGWVAIGAGTITFFGLLITF from the coding sequence ATGAACCTCATTTTTCGTCGGACCCACCTTTATCTGGGCATGTTTTTGGTCCCCTGGATCTTTATCTACGCGTTCTCTACCTTCATGTTAAATCATGGTCCAACCTTTCGTGAGCTGCGTCCGCCACCCGATGCCTGGACTCAGTTGTTGGAAAAGGATTACCAGGCAAGTATACCAGATTCTCAGGAAGCACTTCGTTCCTGGGCTCAAGAGTTACTTAAGGACGAAGGAATTTCTACAGCTCAGTGGGGCGTTAATAGAAATCCGCAACGTGTGCTCATTACCAGTCAACGTTTTTTAAAACCTGTTCGAGTGACCTACCGCTTCTCCGACCAAATGCTCATTGCAGAACAACGCGAAGGTTCTTTTTTTGAGGCTATGCTTCGTCTCCACTTCAGGCATGGGTATGGGCAAGGCGATCCCATGCAATGGATCTGGGGATTTATTGTGGATATCGTTTGTATCGCATTTCTCATCTGGATAATAACCGGGCTATATCTTTGGTGGAAAATTTCACACACCCGCAATTGGGGTTGGGTAGCGATTGGGGCCGGAACCATCACCTTCTTTGGGTTGTTAATTACTTTCTGA
- the pobA gene encoding 4-hydroxybenzoate 3-monooxygenase, protein MTHKTQVGIIGSGPAGLLLSQILHVNGIESIILEKYSRAHVEGRIRAGILEQGTVNMLEAAKVAKRLHKEALIHTGIGLLFNDTLHRIDFNAQSTGKSVTVYGQTEITKDLMDAHAERGQEPVYRAKDVQIEGIESGAPSLSYTHDEKSYKIDCDFVVGCDGYHGVSRKHFPESFLEIYERAYPFGWLGVLADVKPVSDELIYNNHPDGFALASQRSKTRSRYYIQCDLNEKLDAWSDDRFWATLIHRFGNRVGKHIDTGPSIEKSIAPLRSFVAEPMRYKSLFIAGDAAHIVPPTGAKGLNLAASDVHYLSDGLIEYYKTGQTTGLDCYSDKALDRVWKAIRFSWWFTHLTHRFPDHETGGFSQKLQLAELGYLVNSQAAMASLTENYVGLPF, encoded by the coding sequence ATGACGCACAAGACGCAGGTGGGGATAATCGGGTCAGGGCCAGCGGGACTTCTGCTTTCTCAGATCCTGCATGTCAATGGCATCGAATCCATCATCCTGGAAAAATACTCCCGTGCCCACGTGGAAGGGCGCATCCGGGCAGGCATATTGGAACAGGGAACCGTCAACATGCTGGAGGCGGCGAAGGTGGCAAAAAGGCTACATAAGGAAGCACTCATCCATACGGGAATTGGACTTCTATTTAATGACACCCTTCACCGTATTGATTTTAATGCTCAGTCAACCGGCAAAAGTGTAACGGTTTATGGGCAGACCGAGATTACCAAAGACCTTATGGATGCACATGCCGAACGCGGGCAGGAACCGGTGTATAGAGCAAAAGACGTTCAGATAGAGGGAATTGAGTCTGGGGCTCCCTCCCTAAGCTACACGCACGACGAAAAATCCTACAAGATTGATTGTGATTTTGTTGTAGGCTGTGACGGTTATCATGGCGTATCCAGAAAACACTTTCCTGAATCATTCCTTGAAATCTATGAAAGGGCGTATCCTTTTGGTTGGCTGGGAGTTCTTGCCGATGTGAAGCCCGTATCGGACGAACTCATTTATAACAATCACCCGGATGGCTTTGCCTTGGCTAGTCAGCGTTCGAAAACGAGAAGCCGGTATTATATTCAGTGTGATTTGAATGAGAAATTGGATGCCTGGTCGGATGACCGGTTTTGGGCAACCTTAATTCACCGGTTTGGAAATAGAGTGGGGAAGCACATTGATACGGGCCCTTCGATTGAAAAAAGCATAGCTCCCTTGAGAAGTTTTGTGGCGGAGCCGATGCGTTATAAATCACTTTTCATTGCGGGTGATGCCGCTCACATCGTGCCTCCCACGGGAGCGAAAGGACTTAATCTGGCTGCTTCGGACGTTCATTACCTTTCTGACGGGTTAATTGAGTACTACAAAACCGGGCAAACGACTGGGCTGGATTGTTATTCGGACAAAGCACTCGACCGCGTTTGGAAAGCCATTCGTTTTTCCTGGTGGTTCACTCACCTTACACATCGCTTTCCTGATCATGAAACGGGTGGTTTCTCGCAAAAACTTCAGCTTGCTGAGCTGGGTTACCTGGTAAACTCGCAAGCTGCCATGGCAAGTCTGACTGAAAATTACGTTGGGCTTCCGTTCTGA